The Limisphaera ngatamarikiensis genome contains the following window.
AATGAGCTGAATGGACCGGGGTCGAGCTGCGGCTGATCCGGCCCGGCGGCGAGGCTGGTCCGGATCTGGGCAGGGCTGAGGGCGCCCTTGTAGATGCGGAACTCGTCGAGTGCTCCAATGAACAACAAGGGCTCGGTGGTGGCAAGTGATTTGCCGATGTAGGCGGTGGGACTGGTGACATTCCAGAGGGGCGCGGCCGCCGCCACGGTTTGCACGAGTTCGCCGTCCAGGTAGAGGGACATTTGCTGGCGGGCTCCATCGTACACCGCCACCACGTGTTTGTGACCTGACAGCAGGGCGTTCCAGCCGACGGCAAGGGTGCGTCCGCCCACCAGGGTACCGCTGTTGATGGCCGGGCCGTTGATGGCGACCTGGGTTACAGGGGCGGCGGCGTCCGCGTCGCGGAGGGCCAGGCGGACGAAGTTGGCCGCGCTGCCGTTGGGCAGGGTTTCGCCAAAGCTGTAGAGGTAGAGCGGGCCGCCCAGGCCGGCGTAGTTGGATGCGTAGAACCAGGCTTCGATGGTGAGCGAGTGATAGTTGCTGATAATGCCGGGCGGCAGTTGGAGGGAGTTGGCACCGTCAAAGACGGCGGTGCCGTTGAAGATGATACCGCCTTCGGGGTTGACGGCGTTGGCGTTACCGACCGAGTCGCGGGCATCGCTGGTGAAGCTGTAGCGGTGGGTCAGGACCGGGGGTGCGGGCGGCACCACGGTCACGGTGAGGCTTGTGGTCCGACCACCGAAGGAGCCGGCGATTTCGGCCGAACCGACACCCACGGCGGTGACCACTCCGGCCGGCGTGACGGTGACCACGTTGGGGTCGCTGGAAGAGAAGGTGGCTCCGGCGGCGGTGACATTGACTCCGGTGATGTTGGCGAAATGGGCCTGCAGACCGACGCTTTGGACGGAGCCGATTTCCATCTGGGGCAGGGGCAGGAGCAGCTCGATGGACTGCAGGTCGCCCGGGGTTTGCACGATCTGATCGGGACCTGCGGCGGCGTGGATGGCCACCTGGAGGGCGGTGAGTGCGTTGGACCAGATGCGGAACTCGTCGACACGCCCGCCCCAGTACGGGTCGCCGCCGAATTGGGAGCGGCCGATCCAGTTGTTGGTGGTGGAGCCGACGGTGAACGGTGAGTTGGTGAACCCGGTGGCGGAGACGGCCACCGGCACACCGTTCACGTAAAGAACGCCGCGGCGGGTTTCAGCATCGGTGGTGACAACCAGGTGGGTTTTGCGTCCCACCTGGGGGCGGCCGCCCGCCGCGGTGGTCCACGTGAGTTGGTGAGTGCTTTCGCCGGCGCCAGCGTTGTAGGCGAAGCGGGTTTGGGTGGCGCTGACGCCGGGCACGGCCAGGAACATGTACCGAGTGGTGCCGCTTCCGAAGTCGAACACGCGCGCCCAGGTGGCGCTGCCGTCGTCGGTGATCCAAACCTCCCAGGTGATGGCGTTCAGGTTGGTGGTCAGGTCGGGCGGGAGCGCTACATGGGCGCCGCTGGGGTCGGAGGACGGCAGGGTTGGAGCGGGCGGCACCGGGTTCGGCAGGACCAGTTCGCCGTCGGCCACGTAGGCGCCGTTCATGAGGGTGCCGTGGGCGTTTCCGACCGAGTCGCTGGCGTCGGTGGCAAAGGAATACCGGTGCAGGAGGCTGGCCGGCGGTGGACCGACGGCGGTGATGGTTTTGCTGTTGGTGAAGGTCTGGTAGGTGGCGGTGATGGTGGCCACGGCGCCCTCCCGGGCACCGACGCCGCTGACCAGTCCGGCGGCAGTGACGGTGAACACGGTCGGGTCACTGGTTTGGAAGGTGGCCTGTGCGGTGACATTGGCTGTGGACCCGTCGTCGAAGTGAGCCATGACGGTGGCTTGGGCGAAGCCGTTGGTTTGGAGGCGGTCGGGCAGCAGGAGGCTGATGGACTGGAGGGAAGCCGGTGGTTTGGCGGATGCCGTGGGTGCGTTGGCCAGGGTGTAATTGATGGTGGAGCCGCTGCCCGTGTAGGAATAGACCGCCACGTGGTAGACATGGGCTCCGCTGAGGCCGGTGACGACCACGGAGTCACCGGACCCGGCGTACACAACATAGTTGCGGAAGCCGATTTCGGAGCCCGAGCCGAACCGTGCGTCGGCGGTGTATTCGGTCAGGTCGGACGGCTGGGCCATCAGGGGGCCCCCCTCGCGCATGAGGACGAGGGAACCGCTGCTGCCGTTGCCCGGGGTCCAGCGGATCCGGAGCGCGCCCGGACCGGCATCGGTGGTGACGGTGAGGTCGGTGGCTGGTGCGGCTTCGGTTCCGGCATGGATGTTGGGGCCGGTGAGTTTGAAGTTGGAAAAGGCGGCGGTGAGGGTGTTCGCGCTGAACGTGGCGTGGATGAGACCGACCTGAACGGGCAGGCCGTCCATGTCGGGCCGGTCCTGTTGGTCGCGCAGGATCCAGTCCTGGTCGGGCGTGGCCCGTTCGTAGGCGTAGAAGGTGTTGCCGACCCGCTGGAGTCGGAGCCAATAGTGGTTGTTGACTTCGAAGATGGGGCGTCGGACGGCGCCGCTGGTGTCCCCGTTCACTTCATTGCGGAAGTAGTTTGCGATGCCGAACTGGTCGAAGCGGGTCCAGGAGACGTAGTTTTCGGCGGGGCCACCGTCGTTGGGCAGCCGCGCCATGAGACCGGCGGTGTTGAAGGCGGTGGGATCAAACGGCGTGCCGATGAGCACCTCGGCATCGAAGTCACCATAGACCAGCTTGTAGAGGAAGACGCCGTCGGCGTCCTGGAACTCCCAATCGGTGGCGACCGATGTGACCACCAACCGGCCGGCGTCCACGTTGTTGGTCATGGCCACGGTGGAACCGGGTCCCGACGGGCCCGGGCTGGCGTTGGGGATTTGTCCCGCGCCGGTGTAAAGCCCTTCCCAGAAAGTGCCAATGAGGCCCTGGGCCAGATAGTCGTGGGGTGTGTTGAAGTTGTCGCTGAAGGTGCCGGCAAGACCCAGGGGAGCGACGACAAGTCCCAAGCCCAGTACCGCCCTGCTGAAGTGTCGGGTTGTTTTCATGGGAACCGGTTTTGGGTTACGGGTTTGATCCGGTGCGGCGGGTGTCCGGGTGCCCCGGCGGACCTGGCTCGATGCCGCCTGCTGTGGACACGCCAACCGCCAACCTGGAATACACATTCAAAATAGCCGGGCTGGCGGTACTGCCCATGTTGCGGATGCACCCGGACATACGCGAAATGCACCTCGGAGTTTGAGCGATGTGGCTGGTGACGTCCCTACGGGACCGGATTCAGTCAGGGGATCGTTCTTGCAGCCCGGAATCCGATCAGGCATTCGAACGTTGATGAGCAGGAAAACCGATGGGGGATCCATGGCGAGCGGATTCTCGTTTCGCCTTCAGGTGCCTCACACGCTGGTCCTGTTGTTCTGGATCATGGGGTTGGCCTGGGCGGCCACGTGGGTGCTGCCCCAAGGGCGTTTTGAGACGGTGGTGAACGAGCGCGGCCGGCCGATGGTGGTGCCGGGCACCTATCAACCGGTGGCCGAGCCGGTGCGGTTGATGCCCTGGGTATTGTTTACGGTGGTGCCGCGGGCGCTGGCGGATGCGCAGGCGATTATCTTTTTTCTGCTGATTGTGGGCGGAGCGTTGTCGGTGATCCGGGCGACGGGCGCGTTGGACGCCGCGATGCACCGAGTGTTGCGGTCGATGGGGAATCGGCCGCGTGCGTTTGTGGCGGGAGCCACGGTACTGTTTGCGGCCGTGTCGGCCACGCTGGGTTGTTCGACCGAATACATCCCATTGACCGGTTTGCTGGTGGGGCTGTGTGCCGGGATGCGGTTGGACGCTGTGACGGCCTGCGGGGTAATGGTGGGCGGGTATTGCATCGGGTATGGAGCCGCTTTGATGAACCCGTACACGGTGATCGTGGCTCAGGAGATTGCGGGACTGCCCCCGACTTCGGGCCTGGCGTATCGGCTGGCATGGTTCATCCCGTTCGTTGCGGTGGGGGTTGGGGAGGTCTGGCGTCACGTGCGGCAGGCGGGGGGACTGAATCCGGGCAGGTCCGAGGATTGTGTCCGGCCCGCGGACTTGGTCGGCGCGGCGGACGTGCCCGTGTTGACGGTGCGGCATGGGATGGTCCTGGGCATGGTGGGGTTGGTGCTGGTGGCGATGGTGTGGGGGATAACCGTGCGGGGATGGTATCTGGTGGAGTTGGGAGCGCTGTGGTTGGGGGTGGCGGCTGTGGGCGGGTTGGTGG
Protein-coding sequences here:
- a CDS encoding LamG-like jellyroll fold domain-containing protein, which translates into the protein MKTTRHFSRAVLGLGLVVAPLGLAGTFSDNFNTPHDYLAQGLIGTFWEGLYTGAGQIPNASPGPSGPGSTVAMTNNVDAGRLVVTSVATDWEFQDADGVFLYKLVYGDFDAEVLIGTPFDPTAFNTAGLMARLPNDGGPAENYVSWTRFDQFGIANYFRNEVNGDTSGAVRRPIFEVNNHYWLRLQRVGNTFYAYERATPDQDWILRDQQDRPDMDGLPVQVGLIHATFSANTLTAAFSNFKLTGPNIHAGTEAAPATDLTVTTDAGPGALRIRWTPGNGSSGSLVLMREGGPLMAQPSDLTEYTADARFGSGSEIGFRNYVVYAGSGDSVVVTGLSGAHVYHVAVYSYTGSGSTINYTLANAPTASAKPPASLQSISLLLPDRLQTNGFAQATVMAHFDDGSTANVTAQATFQTSDPTVFTVTAAGLVSGVGAREGAVATITATYQTFTNSKTITAVGPPPASLLHRYSFATDASDSVGNAHGTLMNGAYVADGELVLPNPVPPAPTLPSSDPSGAHVALPPDLTTNLNAITWEVWITDDGSATWARVFDFGSGTTRYMFLAVPGVSATQTRFAYNAGAGESTHQLTWTTAAGGRPQVGRKTHLVVTTDAETRRGVLYVNGVPVAVSATGFTNSPFTVGSTTNNWIGRSQFGGDPYWGGRVDEFRIWSNALTALQVAIHAAAGPDQIVQTPGDLQSIELLLPLPQMEIGSVQSVGLQAHFANITGVNVTAAGATFSSSDPNVVTVTPAGVVTAVGVGSAEIAGSFGGRTTSLTVTVVPPAPPVLTHRYSFTSDARDSVGNANAVNPEGGIIFNGTAVFDGANSLQLPPGIISNYHSLTIEAWFYASNYAGLGGPLYLYSFGETLPNGSAANFVRLALRDADAAAPVTQVAINGPAINSGTLVGGRTLAVGWNALLSGHKHVVAVYDGARQQMSLYLDGELVQTVAAAAPLWNVTSPTAYIGKSLATTEPLLFIGALDEFRIYKGALSPAQIRTSLAAGPDQPQLDPGPFSSLRLEAPAVMIQGTRRRPTVHGDAANASNINLTGMATLQSSAPGVLETWADGRVVAVAPGVATLTASYGGASVSRQVVVVPKQTALMHRYSFNGDYQDSVGAAHAIPHGNTQIVENRLVYLTGERNTYLELPRFLLDGYASITVEAWAQFLPSGNWTRLFDFGTFSAAARPGGVDYIFFAPRTGGASYRIAINPPGAEVGVTSSTGAPQGDLNDGILRHIVCVFQTDPAAGDRYLALYLDGAEVVRQAITADLSAITNAWNFIGRSLFSADAYALAQIDEFRIYHGALSPTQIAANTAAGPDGPTAVAPLAAPLVLTATRQGNQLILSWSDARGVLQSAPAVTGPYTDVPGASSPYTVPLTGSQQYFRLRQ
- a CDS encoding YfcC family protein, which codes for MSRKTDGGSMASGFSFRLQVPHTLVLLFWIMGLAWAATWVLPQGRFETVVNERGRPMVVPGTYQPVAEPVRLMPWVLFTVVPRALADAQAIIFFLLIVGGALSVIRATGALDAAMHRVLRSMGNRPRAFVAGATVLFAAVSATLGCSTEYIPLTGLLVGLCAGMRLDAVTACGVMVGGYCIGYGAALMNPYTVIVAQEIAGLPPTSGLAYRLAWFIPFVAVGVGEVWRHVRQAGGLNPGRSEDCVRPADLVGAADVPVLTVRHGMVLGMVGLVLVAMVWGITVRGWYLVELGALWLGVAAVGGLVGGLGMNGTAQRFAQGAGDLASVALMVGFARSIALLMEEGQVLHTVVHGFSRPLEGLPPVVAAVGMLGVQTVINLFIPSGSGQAYATMPIMAPLADVLGLERQVAVLAYQYGDGFSNLLIPTNIVLMAILGMAGVSYERWVRFAAPLLLKLTGLAVVALAVAVWTGYR